From the genome of Muricauda sp. SCSIO 64092, one region includes:
- a CDS encoding DUF2891 domain-containing protein — MKSNISFVLGIAIALLISCNGPEKGKLETEPIAKQEITIGKIELTLEQANVLATLPLECVEKEYPNKLGHVLGSGDDLGEPKELHPAFYGCFDWHSAVHGHWSMVKLLKMYPQLDESNRIKGILRANLSKENIAQEVAYFDGKHNENYERTYGWGWLLKLAEEIHTWDDSLAKELEENLKPLSELITKKLVDYLPKLQYPVRVGTHTNTAFGLSFAWDYAQTLNNDALLNAIKTRATYFYKNDTGCPLTWEPSGADFLSPCFEEIDLMRRIMSKEEFLVWMDQFLPQLKEADFKIDVALVGDREDGQLVHLDGLNFSRAWVLFGLAKQYPAEYGHVLPLAHEHVGYSFPNLMGDSYEGGHWLGSFAIYALGEQ, encoded by the coding sequence ATGAAAAGTAATATATCATTCGTTTTGGGCATTGCAATAGCATTGTTGATTTCTTGCAATGGCCCTGAAAAAGGAAAATTGGAAACGGAACCCATAGCCAAACAGGAAATCACAATAGGAAAAATAGAGCTGACCTTGGAACAGGCAAATGTATTGGCGACTTTGCCTTTGGAATGTGTTGAAAAAGAATATCCCAACAAGTTGGGCCATGTTTTGGGAAGTGGCGATGATCTGGGCGAACCCAAAGAATTGCACCCTGCTTTTTACGGTTGTTTTGACTGGCATTCCGCGGTTCATGGACATTGGTCCATGGTGAAGTTACTGAAAATGTATCCGCAATTGGATGAATCCAATCGCATTAAAGGAATTTTAAGGGCTAACCTTTCCAAAGAAAACATTGCGCAAGAAGTCGCTTATTTTGATGGTAAGCACAACGAAAATTATGAACGCACCTATGGCTGGGGTTGGCTGCTGAAACTGGCCGAGGAGATCCATACTTGGGACGATTCGTTGGCAAAGGAGTTGGAGGAAAACCTAAAACCCCTATCAGAATTGATAACTAAAAAATTGGTTGATTATCTACCCAAATTGCAATATCCTGTTCGGGTGGGTACCCATACCAATACGGCCTTTGGATTATCCTTTGCCTGGGATTATGCCCAAACCTTGAATAATGACGCTTTGTTGAATGCCATTAAGACCAGGGCGACCTATTTCTATAAAAATGATACCGGATGCCCCTTGACTTGGGAACCCAGTGGAGCCGATTTTCTTTCACCCTGTTTTGAGGAAATTGATTTAATGCGAAGAATTATGTCAAAGGAGGAATTTCTGGTTTGGATGGACCAATTCCTTCCTCAACTTAAGGAAGCCGATTTTAAAATTGATGTTGCCCTGGTTGGCGACCGGGAAGATGGGCAATTGGTACACTTGGACGGCTTGAATTTTAGTCGTGCTTGGGTGCTTTTTGGCCTCGCCAAACAATATCCCGCGGAATACGGACATGTATTGCCCTTGGCCCATGAGCATGTGGGATATTCCTTTCCCAATTTAATGGGTGATAGCTATGAGGGGGGACATTGGCTGGGGTCTTTTGCCATTTATGCCTTAGGGGAGCAGTAG
- a CDS encoding SPFH domain-containing protein — protein sequence MDIFGKIKEKLSNEFIDIVEWLDYTDDTIAHRFERYQNEIKNGAKLIVREGQTAVFVNEGQLADVFTPGTYDLTTQNLPILTTLKGWKYGFNSPFKAEVYFVNTHLFTDEKWGTKNPVTLSDERFGLVEIRAFGTYAFKISDAGKFIIDIVGTDSNFTNFEINEHLKSLIATRFTDTVGEANLPIELYAANTTELSDTCREVMAPEFESVGISLEKFYIENVSMPEDLKKEIFEYSRLDKLDMQKLAQFKAAKAMEAAAKNEGGTAGAGMGMGMGFVLAQQMGSMMGGGQMGGQQAFPQAGGTPVPPPMPVQVQYFYAVNGAQQGPVSLDQLKALFANRTINRESLVWKQGMANWAPLQDVEELKSFLGGNTPPPLPGT from the coding sequence ATGGATATTTTTGGAAAAATCAAGGAAAAACTCAGCAATGAGTTTATCGATATTGTCGAATGGCTGGACTATACGGATGATACCATTGCGCACCGTTTTGAACGCTATCAGAACGAAATAAAGAACGGGGCCAAACTCATTGTTCGGGAAGGGCAGACCGCCGTTTTTGTCAACGAAGGGCAATTGGCCGATGTATTCACCCCCGGCACCTATGACCTCACCACACAAAACCTTCCCATTCTAACCACTCTAAAGGGTTGGAAATACGGTTTCAATTCGCCTTTTAAAGCAGAGGTCTATTTTGTAAATACCCATTTGTTCACCGATGAGAAATGGGGGACCAAAAATCCCGTAACCCTGAGTGATGAACGATTTGGTTTGGTGGAAATTCGGGCTTTTGGCACCTACGCCTTTAAGATTTCGGATGCGGGCAAGTTCATTATTGACATTGTTGGAACGGATAGCAACTTTACCAATTTTGAAATCAACGAACACTTAAAAAGTTTGATCGCCACCCGTTTTACCGATACAGTCGGGGAAGCCAATCTTCCCATTGAACTGTATGCGGCCAATACTACGGAGCTTTCGGATACCTGTCGTGAGGTAATGGCCCCGGAATTTGAATCGGTAGGGATTTCCCTGGAGAAATTCTATATCGAAAACGTTTCCATGCCCGAGGACTTGAAAAAGGAGATTTTTGAGTACAGTCGTTTGGACAAACTGGACATGCAAAAGCTGGCGCAGTTCAAAGCGGCAAAAGCCATGGAGGCCGCCGCCAAAAACGAAGGCGGTACCGCAGGGGCCGGTATGGGTATGGGTATGGGCTTTGTGCTCGCCCAACAAATGGGTTCCATGATGGGTGGAGGCCAAATGGGTGGTCAGCAGGCTTTTCCCCAGGCCGGGGGTACACCCGTTCCCCCACCAATGCCTGTGCAAGTGCAGTATTTCTATGCGGTGAACGGAGCCCAACAAGGGCCCGTAAGCTTGGACCAGTTAAAGGCCTTGTTTGCCAACCGTACCATTAATCGGGAAAGTTTGGTCTGGAAACAGGGAATGGCCAATTGGGCCCCCTTACAGGATGTTGAGGAACTAAAATCATTTTTGGGGGGCAATACGCCACCGCCTTTGCCAGGAACATAA
- a CDS encoding DNA helicase PriA gives MEQKTQQTELKKPCINCGAELKYQPGTKNVSCEYCGHQETISIDENGFKELELYPYLQEMGSQKHSEEVSMLHCKNCGATQHIEENYKSLHCVYCSMPLVLEDQFKEEWILPGAVLPFQIDRKKSYQIFQQWVKRLWFAPNKLKKAALDPQFTKGLYLPYWTFDAQLQASYSGQRGEYYYETRRVRNSQGKVVQQRVRKTRWYPASGRVSGFVDDTLVEASKQRKGRVPSKIAHWNLKLLQPFNSSFLRGFVTEKYTIPLKQGHLAAKNEAEDIARRWCRQDIGGDTQRITSMKVKLSEETFKHILLPVYISAYRFNGKEYNFFVNGENGRISGTRPYSAWKIFFAVLGVLLVIALIAFLGR, from the coding sequence GTGGAACAAAAGACCCAACAAACCGAACTCAAAAAGCCCTGTATCAACTGTGGGGCAGAGCTAAAGTACCAGCCCGGCACCAAGAACGTGAGCTGTGAATACTGTGGGCATCAGGAAACCATTTCCATTGATGAAAATGGTTTTAAGGAATTGGAACTTTATCCCTATCTCCAGGAAATGGGGAGCCAAAAGCACAGTGAGGAAGTATCCATGCTACACTGTAAAAACTGTGGTGCAACGCAACATATTGAGGAAAACTACAAATCGCTCCACTGTGTCTACTGTAGTATGCCCTTGGTGCTGGAAGATCAGTTTAAGGAGGAATGGATATTGCCCGGTGCGGTACTTCCCTTTCAGATCGATCGGAAAAAGTCGTACCAAATCTTCCAACAATGGGTGAAACGTCTTTGGTTTGCGCCCAACAAACTAAAAAAAGCGGCATTGGACCCCCAATTTACCAAGGGCCTTTATTTGCCCTATTGGACTTTTGATGCGCAATTGCAGGCTTCCTATTCCGGGCAACGTGGGGAGTATTATTATGAGACCAGACGGGTGCGGAATTCCCAGGGAAAAGTGGTCCAACAACGGGTACGAAAAACACGCTGGTATCCGGCATCGGGTCGGGTTTCAGGTTTTGTGGACGATACCCTGGTGGAAGCTTCCAAACAACGCAAAGGGCGGGTGCCTTCAAAAATAGCCCATTGGAACTTAAAACTTTTACAACCGTTCAATAGTAGTTTTTTACGGGGATTTGTCACTGAAAAATATACCATTCCCCTGAAACAAGGACATCTGGCGGCCAAAAACGAAGCGGAGGACATTGCCAGACGATGGTGCAGACAGGATATCGGTGGGGACACCCAACGCATTACCAGCATGAAGGTGAAACTATCCGAAGAAACCTTCAAACACATCTTATTACCGGTTTACATCAGTGCCTATCGCTTTAACGGAAAGGAATACAATTTCTTTGTGAATGGCGAAAATGGCCGTATTTCCGGTACGCGCCCTTATAGTGCCTGGAAGATATTCTTCGCTGTGCTGGGGGTGCTGTTGGTGATTGCGCTTATTGCTTTTTTGGGCAGGTAG
- a CDS encoding YybH family protein produces MKNTLYLLFFFSMMVFGQERSLEQDKAAITQMLNAQKEAWNNYDIEAFMEGYWKSDELTFYGSGGVIKGWQATLERYKKSYPSKDHFGTLDFVFNAISPIAEGIYYVMGEYHLTRSVGNTNGIFMLVVKKMDGDWKVIADTSAKVK; encoded by the coding sequence ATGAAAAACACACTATACCTATTGTTCTTTTTTTCGATGATGGTTTTTGGTCAAGAACGCTCGTTGGAACAAGACAAAGCTGCTATTACCCAGATGTTGAATGCCCAAAAGGAGGCCTGGAACAATTACGATATTGAGGCCTTTATGGAAGGGTATTGGAAGTCCGATGAATTGACGTTTTATGGTAGTGGTGGGGTCATCAAAGGATGGCAAGCAACCTTGGAGCGCTATAAAAAGAGCTATCCCAGCAAGGATCATTTTGGAACCCTCGATTTTGTCTTTAATGCCATTTCACCAATTGCAGAGGGGATTTATTATGTCATGGGCGAATACCATCTTACTCGGAGTGTGGGCAATACGAACGGTATTTTTATGCTGGTCGTCAAAAAAATGGATGGCGATTGGAAGGTTATTGCGGATACTTCGGCGAAAGTCAAGTAA
- a CDS encoding lactonase family protein, with product MYHKASYLLFAVFLLMGCTREMPSPNETLFVGTYTDGPSEGIYTLRFNPDTGQLDSLQLKAKLPNPSFLAISKANDRLYAVQETADFDSLGGGITAFSIKDGLLEEMNSKGSGGAHPCHVALSKDGQLAVSNYTGGNLAIFDLNDNGSLGDRQLIDHKAPDTTKTAHVHKAHFNEDGLFVADLGLDAVKRYGKQPHGWIPARQASLEFPDGAGPRHFTFSADRSFLYVINELNATITTFKKVDNNAYTAIHTVNTLEEGYEGPMACADIHLSPDGRFLYGSNRGENTLVIFSVDPNSGKLALVGRESVQGDWPRNFTLSPDGNYVLVANQRSNNITVFKRNSEQGTLEYTSQFELGAPVCLVFE from the coding sequence ATGTATCACAAAGCATCCTACCTTTTATTTGCAGTTTTTTTGCTCATGGGCTGTACCAGGGAAATGCCTTCCCCAAATGAAACACTGTTCGTTGGAACCTATACCGACGGCCCAAGCGAAGGAATTTATACCTTACGGTTCAATCCCGATACGGGGCAGTTGGATTCCTTGCAGCTAAAGGCCAAGTTACCCAACCCTTCCTTTTTGGCCATTTCCAAAGCCAATGATCGTCTTTATGCGGTGCAGGAGACCGCTGATTTTGATAGTCTGGGCGGAGGGATTACCGCGTTTTCGATAAAGGATGGCTTATTGGAAGAAATGAACAGCAAAGGTTCCGGAGGGGCGCATCCCTGCCATGTAGCGCTTTCCAAAGATGGACAGTTGGCCGTTTCCAATTATACGGGAGGGAATCTGGCCATTTTTGATTTAAATGATAACGGGAGCTTGGGCGATCGTCAATTGATTGACCATAAGGCTCCGGACACTACAAAAACCGCTCATGTGCACAAGGCCCATTTTAATGAGGACGGACTGTTTGTAGCCGATTTGGGCTTGGATGCAGTAAAACGATACGGTAAGCAACCTCATGGATGGATACCCGCACGGCAAGCTTCGCTTGAATTTCCAGATGGGGCGGGGCCAAGACATTTTACCTTTAGTGCCGATAGGTCTTTTTTGTATGTGATCAATGAACTGAACGCTACGATCACCACCTTTAAAAAGGTGGATAATAACGCCTATACGGCAATTCATACCGTGAATACCTTGGAAGAAGGTTATGAAGGTCCTATGGCCTGTGCGGATATCCATTTGTCTCCCGATGGAAGGTTTTTGTACGGCTCCAATCGTGGGGAAAATACCTTGGTCATTTTTTCGGTAGATCCAAATTCGGGCAAATTGGCCTTGGTAGGTCGGGAGTCCGTTCAGGGGGATTGGCCACGCAATTTTACCTTATCCCCAGATGGGAATTATGTTTTGGTGGCCAATCAAAGAAGCAACAATATCACCGTTTTTAAGCGAAACAGCGAACAAGGTACTTTAGAATATACCAGTCAGTTTGAATTGGGTGCACCGGTTTGTTTGGTGTTTGAATGA
- a CDS encoding helix-turn-helix domain-containing protein, with protein MNSSSIILVLSCLGIAQALFLCSYLFTLKKGNKKAHAFLALLILGLTIRIGKSILNEYIHLDAWQRNLGLAGILLVGPSLWLYGRTVLFQAKIAVKNSFPHFIPYILFSLFCFAIPNRFDTLSLGIYYAVFAHLLVYLIFAIIVGFRSKDHSQKTVLSWYRNLVVGVAIIWVFYIGNVSGFIPFYIGGAICYTFLVYIFSFLLLKKHSFQLEKYQGQPLNKNVSTALMESLRGLFQDESIYLNQQITLSQVALAIGTTPKTLSRLINETTGRNFSEFVNSYRIEKAKALLASPVSKNEKIASIAYDSGFNNVTSFNLAFKAETRLTPSQFRKKAANN; from the coding sequence ATGAATAGTTCGTCCATTATTCTGGTATTAAGTTGCCTTGGAATTGCCCAGGCCCTCTTTTTATGCAGCTATCTTTTTACCTTAAAAAAGGGAAATAAAAAGGCACATGCATTTCTGGCGCTATTGATTTTGGGATTGACCATACGCATTGGGAAATCCATCCTTAATGAATATATCCATTTGGATGCATGGCAGCGCAATTTGGGGCTGGCCGGTATTTTGCTGGTCGGACCCAGTCTTTGGCTCTATGGAAGGACCGTTCTGTTCCAAGCCAAAATAGCGGTTAAAAACAGCTTCCCCCATTTTATACCGTACATTCTTTTTAGTCTTTTCTGTTTTGCCATCCCCAACCGATTCGATACGCTCTCCCTGGGCATCTATTATGCGGTTTTTGCCCATCTTTTGGTATACCTCATTTTTGCAATTATCGTTGGTTTCCGCTCAAAAGACCATTCCCAGAAAACGGTTTTGTCCTGGTATCGGAATTTGGTCGTCGGGGTGGCCATTATCTGGGTATTTTATATTGGCAACGTATCCGGGTTCATTCCCTTTTATATTGGTGGGGCCATCTGCTATACCTTCCTGGTGTATATTTTTTCGTTTTTGCTCCTCAAAAAACACAGTTTTCAACTGGAAAAGTATCAAGGGCAGCCCCTGAACAAAAATGTCTCAACAGCCTTAATGGAATCCCTGAGAGGACTTTTTCAGGATGAATCCATTTATCTTAACCAACAAATCACCTTATCCCAAGTGGCATTGGCCATTGGGACCACTCCCAAAACCTTATCGCGCTTGATCAACGAAACTACCGGAAGGAATTTTTCAGAATTTGTCAACTCCTATCGCATTGAAAAAGCAAAAGCCCTATTGGCCTCCCCGGTTTCCAAAAATGAAAAGATTGCTTCCATTGCTTACGACTCCGGTTTTAACAATGTTACTTCCTTTAATCTCGCTTTTAAGGCAGAGACCCGGCTTACCCCTTCACAGTTTAGAAAAAAAGCGGCCAACAATTGA
- a CDS encoding PQQ-dependent sugar dehydrogenase: MRYLLFLGFLTLLGCHQKKRPVQHNTAVAPNKEVVFEGLNRPWSIAFLSEQEALVTEKNGNLLKIDLRSKTKKVIKGFPTDLTDSIGAIHIGDNSGIYEVLLHPDFSTNGRIYFSYAAKKRGVGKTTKFVMAQLENDSLTDIQPILVAEPFTYINYHYGGGITIGPDQKLYLTVGERLFWEHDEPPLPIAQDVTDPRGKIHRFNLDGSIPQDNPKLGPNAVPSIYALGIRNTQGIAVQPETGRLWFTEHGTIQGDELNILQPGANYGWPNVTTGKLRSQDYKPPKLEGVTFTNPTWFWHHTVAPTGLHFYTGEEFPSWKNNLFVPGLSQGSLWRFHIEGDTLKSAEELFLDSRVRSRKVAQSPEGKLYILTDSEEGQIIRIKPKAITKEVH; the protein is encoded by the coding sequence ATGCGATACCTTTTGTTTTTAGGCTTTCTGACCCTATTGGGTTGTCATCAAAAAAAGCGGCCCGTACAGCACAATACTGCTGTGGCACCCAATAAAGAAGTAGTGTTTGAAGGGCTGAACAGGCCTTGGAGTATCGCCTTTCTTTCCGAGCAGGAAGCCCTAGTGACCGAAAAAAATGGGAACCTGCTAAAAATTGACCTCCGCTCCAAAACCAAAAAGGTCATCAAAGGTTTTCCCACCGATCTAACCGATAGTATCGGTGCAATCCATATTGGGGACAACTCTGGAATCTATGAGGTTTTACTGCATCCGGACTTTTCCACCAATGGAAGAATCTACTTTTCGTATGCGGCAAAGAAAAGAGGGGTTGGTAAAACCACAAAGTTTGTCATGGCGCAATTGGAAAATGATTCCCTGACGGATATCCAGCCTATCTTGGTAGCCGAACCCTTTACCTACATCAATTACCATTATGGGGGTGGAATAACCATTGGACCGGACCAAAAATTGTACCTAACCGTGGGGGAACGCCTTTTTTGGGAACATGACGAGCCACCCTTGCCCATTGCCCAGGATGTAACCGACCCAAGGGGGAAGATACATCGGTTCAATCTGGATGGAAGTATTCCACAGGACAATCCCAAATTAGGTCCCAATGCCGTCCCCAGTATCTATGCCCTGGGGATACGCAACACACAGGGCATAGCGGTACAACCGGAAACGGGCCGACTTTGGTTTACGGAACACGGTACCATTCAGGGGGATGAACTCAATATACTGCAGCCAGGGGCCAATTACGGCTGGCCCAATGTGACCACCGGAAAATTGCGGAGCCAGGATTACAAACCCCCTAAATTGGAAGGCGTGACCTTCACCAATCCTACTTGGTTCTGGCACCATACCGTAGCCCCAACCGGACTTCATTTTTATACGGGTGAGGAGTTTCCCTCATGGAAAAACAATCTCTTCGTTCCCGGCCTTTCCCAGGGGAGTTTATGGCGTTTTCATATTGAGGGCGATACCTTAAAAAGTGCGGAAGAACTTTTTTTGGACAGCCGGGTCCGTTCCAGAAAAGTAGCCCAAAGCCCTGAAGGCAAACTCTATATCCTTACCGATAGTGAAGAGGGCCAAATTATTCGCATTAAACCAAAAGCAATCACAAAAGAAGTCCATTGA
- a CDS encoding nuclear transport factor 2 family protein produces the protein MKKLYPLLLIPFSMICSAQSEMEEIQETLLSYIKGSSYSDPEMIQAAFYENADLFLSKKDQEIWVLSPKEYAALFENRTKGEFNGREGKILTIDFANTIASAKAEIKIPSRNLHFVDIFLLKKLSGKWKIISKAATQLPME, from the coding sequence ATGAAAAAACTGTATCCCCTTTTACTGATTCCATTTTCAATGATTTGTTCCGCACAGTCCGAAATGGAGGAAATTCAAGAAACCCTTTTAAGTTATATCAAGGGTTCATCCTATAGTGACCCGGAAATGATCCAGGCCGCATTTTATGAAAATGCCGACCTCTTCCTTTCCAAGAAAGACCAGGAAATTTGGGTGCTTAGCCCAAAAGAATATGCAGCGCTTTTTGAAAACCGAACCAAAGGGGAATTCAATGGACGTGAAGGGAAGATTCTCACCATAGATTTTGCCAATACCATCGCTTCCGCCAAGGCCGAAATCAAAATTCCATCCAGAAACCTACATTTTGTGGATATTTTCCTTTTAAAAAAACTGTCGGGAAAATGGAAGATCATCAGCAAGGCGGCCACACAACTCCCTATGGAATAG
- a CDS encoding MATE family efflux transporter, giving the protein MAKVSSEQLGTEPIGSLLIKQAVPASIGILVMSLNVLIDSIFVGNWIGSIAIAAINVVLPVSFFIGALGMAIGIGGSSIISRALGANNREKALHTFGNQIALTLLVTVSMVVLGLYYVDSLIPAFGGKGAIFEPAKIYYIIVLYGVPLLALCMMGNTVIRAEGKPKFAMIAMIIPSVGNLFLDYIFIYVFDWGMHGAAWATTAGYVLCLSYIIYFFLSKNSELKLQFKHFKLKGIILREIGSLGGVTLARQAVTSVIYLLMNNILFGLGGEALVAVYAIIGRMLMFALFPVFGVTQGFLPIAGFNYGAFKYDRVKESIYTAIKYAALMATLVFIVLMTFPAEIADLFLSNRTDLPEKELLTNAFVLEHAPLAMRLVFAATPIIALQLIGAAYFQAVGKAVPALLLTLTRQGFFFIPLILILPTFLWELGVWLSFPIADVLATIVTAVYLRKEIKTNLVTEPGR; this is encoded by the coding sequence ATGGCAAAAGTATCATCGGAACAATTGGGCACGGAACCCATAGGAAGCTTGCTTATTAAACAGGCCGTTCCGGCATCGATCGGTATTCTGGTGATGTCCCTAAATGTGCTCATCGATTCCATATTTGTTGGTAACTGGATTGGTTCCATAGCCATTGCAGCCATCAATGTGGTACTGCCCGTATCCTTCTTTATAGGTGCATTGGGGATGGCCATCGGTATTGGGGGTTCCAGTATCATTTCAAGGGCATTGGGAGCAAATAACAGGGAAAAGGCACTGCATACCTTTGGAAATCAAATTGCCCTGACCCTTTTAGTTACCGTTTCCATGGTGGTTTTGGGACTCTACTATGTAGATAGCCTAATTCCAGCCTTTGGTGGAAAAGGGGCCATTTTTGAACCTGCAAAGATTTACTACATCATTGTGCTTTATGGAGTTCCCCTTTTGGCGCTCTGTATGATGGGGAATACCGTTATTCGTGCAGAAGGGAAACCAAAATTTGCCATGATCGCCATGATTATTCCTTCCGTGGGCAACTTGTTTTTGGATTACATTTTCATTTACGTTTTCGATTGGGGCATGCACGGTGCCGCTTGGGCAACCACGGCGGGTTACGTACTCTGTCTTTCCTATATCATTTACTTCTTCCTATCCAAAAATTCCGAACTTAAACTACAGTTCAAACATTTTAAACTGAAGGGTATAATTCTTAGGGAGATCGGCTCTTTGGGGGGTGTTACCCTGGCTCGGCAAGCGGTCACCAGCGTTATTTACCTGCTCATGAACAATATTCTGTTTGGTTTGGGTGGTGAAGCATTGGTAGCGGTATATGCCATCATTGGCAGGATGTTGATGTTTGCGCTATTCCCGGTCTTTGGGGTTACCCAGGGATTTTTGCCCATAGCGGGCTTCAACTATGGGGCATTTAAATATGACCGGGTGAAGGAATCCATTTACACGGCCATTAAATATGCCGCGCTTATGGCTACCTTGGTTTTTATTGTCCTTATGACTTTTCCCGCAGAGATTGCCGACTTGTTTTTGAGCAATCGCACCGATTTGCCCGAAAAGGAGTTATTGACCAATGCCTTTGTCCTGGAACACGCACCCCTGGCCATGCGATTGGTCTTTGCCGCTACGCCCATTATTGCCTTACAATTGATTGGGGCGGCGTATTTTCAGGCAGTGGGCAAGGCCGTTCCGGCGCTATTGCTTACGCTGACCCGACAAGGATTCTTTTTTATACCGCTCATTTTAATTTTACCAACTTTTCTATGGGAATTGGGAGTTTGGCTTTCTTTTCCCATCGCTGATGTTTTGGCTACCATAGTCACAGCGGTGTATCTACGAAAGGAAATCAAGACCAACCTGGTGACCGAACCAGGTCGTTGA
- the hemH gene encoding ferrochelatase: MQKGVLLVNLGSPDSPTPKDVKPYLDEFLMDERVIDVNPVLRNIIVRGIILQTRPKRSAKAYSKIWWEEGSPLIVLSKRFQEKVQQQTELPVALGMRYGSGSIKEGLQELHDKGVDEVLLVPLYPHYAMSSYETVVVKALEEQQKHFPNMDITTLPAFYKNADYIKVLGNSIAESLENFAYDHILFSYHGVPERHIRKSDPTKFHCKIDGKCCKVNSVAHHTCYRHQCYDTTDLVVKQLGIDPEKTSTSFQSRLAGDPWLKPYTDYEFERLAKEGKTRLAVITPAFVSDCLETLEEIAMEGEEEFKEAGGKEYMHIPCLNDRDDWVALMAEWIKDWETRAVLPV; the protein is encoded by the coding sequence ATGCAAAAAGGAGTATTGTTGGTCAACCTCGGTTCCCCCGATAGCCCGACCCCTAAGGATGTCAAGCCGTATTTGGATGAATTTTTGATGGATGAACGGGTCATTGATGTGAATCCCGTATTGCGCAATATCATCGTTCGGGGCATCATTTTGCAGACCCGTCCCAAGCGTTCCGCAAAAGCCTATTCCAAAATTTGGTGGGAGGAAGGTTCTCCGTTGATCGTCCTGTCCAAAAGATTTCAGGAAAAGGTCCAACAACAAACTGAGCTTCCGGTGGCCCTGGGAATGCGTTATGGCAGTGGGTCCATTAAGGAAGGACTACAGGAACTGCACGATAAGGGGGTGGATGAGGTACTTTTGGTGCCCCTATATCCGCATTATGCCATGTCCTCTTATGAAACCGTGGTGGTGAAAGCGCTGGAAGAACAGCAAAAGCACTTTCCTAACATGGACATCACCACACTTCCGGCTTTTTACAAAAATGCGGATTATATCAAAGTACTTGGCAACAGTATAGCGGAAAGTCTTGAGAACTTTGCGTATGACCATATTTTGTTTTCGTATCATGGAGTCCCCGAGCGCCACATCCGAAAGTCCGATCCCACAAAATTCCATTGTAAAATCGATGGAAAGTGTTGTAAAGTGAATTCGGTGGCACACCATACCTGCTATCGTCACCAATGTTATGATACCACGGATTTGGTCGTCAAACAATTGGGAATAGATCCCGAAAAAACAAGTACTTCCTTTCAATCGCGTTTGGCCGGAGACCCATGGTTAAAGCCTTACACCGATTATGAATTTGAACGCTTGGCCAAAGAGGGAAAAACCCGTTTGGCGGTAATTACCCCAGCTTTTGTTTCCGATTGTTTGGAAACCCTGGAAGAGATTGCTATGGAAGGTGAGGAAGAATTCAAGGAAGCGGGTGGAAAGGAATACATGCATATCCCATGCTTAAACGATCGGGACGATTGGGTGGCTTTGATGGCGGAATGGATCAAGGACTGGGAGACCAGGGCGGTACTTCCGGTGTAA